A section of the Veillonella criceti genome encodes:
- the metK gene encoding methionine adenosyltransferase, whose protein sequence is MAEKHVFFTSESVTEGHPDKIADQISDAVLDAILAQDPTAHVACETLVTTGQVHVVGEISTKCYVDINHIVRETIREIGYTRAKYGFDCDTCGVNVAIDEQSVDIAMGVDDALETREGGSDKFDKIGAGDQGMMFGYATNETEEFMPMPIALAHRLSRQLTKVRKEGVLPYLRPDGKTQVTVEYVDGVPKRIETIVISTQHGPEVSREQIEADLKELVIKPVLPEGFVDENTKFFINPTGRFVIGGPQGDAGLTGRKIIVDTYGGMARHGGGAFSGKDPTKVDRSAAYAARYVAKNIVAAGLADKCEIQIAYAIGVAKPVSIMVETFGTAKVAEEKIAELVKKHFDLRPAGIIEMLDLLRPIYHQTAAYGHFGRTDVDLPWEHTDKADVLRKEAGL, encoded by the coding sequence ATGGCTGAAAAACATGTTTTTTTCACATCAGAATCCGTAACAGAAGGTCATCCTGATAAAATTGCTGACCAAATTTCGGATGCTGTGCTTGATGCAATCCTTGCACAAGATCCAACGGCTCATGTTGCTTGTGAAACATTGGTAACAACAGGTCAGGTTCATGTAGTGGGGGAAATTTCCACTAAATGTTATGTAGATATTAATCATATTGTCCGTGAGACGATTCGTGAAATTGGTTATACGCGTGCTAAATATGGTTTTGACTGCGACACTTGCGGTGTTAATGTAGCAATTGATGAACAGTCTGTCGATATTGCTATGGGTGTTGATGATGCGCTTGAAACACGCGAAGGTGGTAGCGATAAATTTGATAAAATTGGGGCTGGCGACCAAGGGATGATGTTTGGTTATGCAACAAATGAAACTGAAGAATTCATGCCTATGCCAATCGCATTAGCTCACCGTTTATCCCGCCAATTAACTAAAGTGCGTAAAGAAGGTGTATTACCTTATCTTCGTCCCGATGGTAAAACTCAGGTAACTGTTGAATATGTAGATGGCGTTCCTAAACGTATTGAAACCATCGTAATTTCTACACAACATGGTCCTGAAGTTTCTCGTGAACAAATTGAAGCTGATCTTAAAGAGTTAGTTATCAAACCTGTATTGCCAGAAGGTTTCGTTGATGAAAATACGAAATTCTTTATCAATCCAACAGGCCGTTTCGTAATTGGTGGCCCTCAAGGGGATGCTGGTTTAACTGGTCGTAAAATTATTGTAGATACTTATGGTGGCATGGCTCGTCATGGGGGCGGAGCTTTCTCCGGTAAAGATCCTACAAAAGTAGACCGCAGTGCAGCGTATGCCGCTCGTTACGTTGCTAAAAACATTGTAGCGGCTGGTCTTGCTGATAAATGTGAAATTCAGATTGCGTATGCCATTGGTGTAGCAAAACCTGTATCTATTATGGTAGAAACTTTTGGCACAGCTAAGGTGGCGGAAGAAAAAATTGCTGAACTTGTTAAGAAGCATTTTGACCTTCGTCCAGCAGGTATTATTGAAATGCTTGACTTGCTTCGTCCAATTTACCATCAGACAGCAGCCTATGGTCATTTTGGTCGTACAGATGTTGACCTTCCTTGGGAACATACTGATAAAGCGGATGTTCTTCGCAAAGAAGCTGGTTTATAA